A genome region from Neptunomonas japonica JAMM 1380 includes the following:
- a CDS encoding TonB-dependent receptor family protein, giving the protein MYRLTPMLAVVALANMPSISFASSITNQPLHITVSGTRSLLSEEMSGKSVNVITHQQISASGAANIFEALRSSGAVQITQNYTGNSNDGVVSMRGFGENTSQNVLILVNGRPLNNPTLEAPDLSIISLNNVDRIEVLQGSAGVLYGQNAVGGVINIITRSIEGSNAQIQLSMGSYDTAKFSVGFDQRYDNGLGVRVNANRNTSHGYRDNSDTEYGRVNAGLSYRYNTGEIGISHQVIHDNQRLPGSLSDYQALTKPQATNTPNDFFNADVIVNEITLSQSASEHFSLNAELSQRDSNGKGYLYGSNSRQDTRVNSFTPRISAHLPTLHGDTILTTGYDYRGSDFQANNALGTTNSRQVSHALYAQVIHPISAQVFATFGARDTRIKDSNRVSNSDHSDSAFVKEFAINWRPKSNHQFFLRRDENVRFAAIEENGYTLPNISFLKPQKGTSWELGWKGRYQQTKLMLNLYRLELNNEILFDSAANGGWGANLNLDRSLRRGVILSVEHALMQNINIGGTYTYTDSELLAGSFKGNEVPFVAQHTLNLFVNYRFNQQWNLYLDGQYTGERYLAGDDANTLSKTDSIVLMNASLKWQHNHWTSQLTVNNLFNEKYDAYVGSSFGSAYHYPAPERNLLFNVGYSF; this is encoded by the coding sequence ATGTATCGATTAACACCTATGCTAGCAGTAGTAGCGTTAGCTAATATGCCATCTATTTCTTTTGCCTCTTCAATAACCAACCAACCCCTTCATATAACGGTATCAGGTACACGTTCATTATTATCAGAAGAGATGTCGGGAAAATCAGTCAACGTCATTACGCACCAACAAATCAGCGCGAGTGGTGCTGCCAATATCTTTGAAGCACTGCGCAGTAGCGGCGCAGTCCAGATCACACAAAACTATACAGGTAATAGTAATGATGGCGTCGTTTCCATGCGTGGCTTTGGAGAAAATACTAGTCAAAACGTATTGATTTTGGTGAATGGCAGACCACTTAACAACCCTACACTAGAAGCCCCCGACCTCAGTATTATTTCTCTAAATAATGTAGATAGAATTGAAGTACTGCAAGGCAGTGCGGGGGTATTATATGGGCAGAATGCCGTCGGCGGCGTAATTAATATCATTACTCGCTCTATTGAAGGCTCAAACGCTCAGATTCAGCTTTCAATGGGCTCATATGACACAGCCAAGTTTTCTGTAGGTTTTGATCAACGTTATGATAATGGCCTGGGAGTACGCGTCAACGCGAACAGGAATACAAGTCATGGCTATCGTGATAACAGTGACACTGAGTATGGGCGTGTAAACGCTGGATTATCATATCGCTATAACACAGGTGAAATCGGCATATCACATCAGGTTATCCATGATAATCAACGCTTGCCGGGTTCCTTAAGTGATTATCAAGCTCTTACTAAACCCCAAGCAACAAACACACCTAACGACTTCTTTAACGCAGACGTTATTGTGAATGAAATAACATTATCTCAATCAGCATCTGAACACTTTTCATTAAATGCAGAACTCAGCCAAAGAGATAGCAACGGCAAGGGCTACCTCTATGGCAGCAACTCTCGTCAGGACACCCGGGTAAATTCATTTACTCCTCGTATTTCCGCCCACTTGCCTACACTTCATGGCGATACAATTCTGACAACAGGATATGACTATCGCGGCAGTGATTTCCAAGCTAATAATGCACTAGGAACAACAAATAGCCGGCAAGTTTCGCACGCGTTATATGCGCAAGTCATCCACCCTATAAGTGCTCAGGTTTTTGCAACTTTCGGCGCACGAGACACTCGTATAAAAGATAGCAACCGTGTCTCCAACAGCGATCACTCAGATTCAGCCTTTGTGAAAGAATTCGCCATTAATTGGAGACCAAAATCTAACCACCAGTTTTTTCTAAGACGTGATGAGAATGTTCGTTTCGCAGCAATTGAAGAAAATGGTTATACCCTCCCTAACATTAGCTTCCTGAAACCACAAAAAGGAACATCATGGGAGCTCGGCTGGAAAGGGCGCTATCAACAAACCAAATTAATGCTGAACTTGTACAGATTAGAGTTAAATAATGAGATTTTGTTTGATTCAGCAGCCAATGGCGGTTGGGGAGCGAACTTAAACTTAGATCGCTCACTTCGCAGAGGTGTTATCCTCAGCGTAGAGCACGCCTTGATGCAGAATATCAACATAGGTGGCACCTACACCTATACCGACTCGGAATTATTAGCCGGCTCGTTTAAAGGGAATGAAGTGCCTTTTGTTGCACAACATACACTTAATCTATTTGTGAATTATCGCTTTAATCAGCAATGGAATCTCTACCTCGATGGGCAATATACTGGCGAACGTTATTTAGCAGGCGATGATGCCAATACATTAAGCAAAACCGACAGTATCGTCCTTATGAATGCCTCATTAAAATGGCAGCATAACCACTGGACAAGCCAGCTAACTGTTAACAATTTATTCAATGAAAAATATGACGCATATGTAGGTTCCTCTTTTGGCTCTGCGTACCATTACCCAGCGCCCGAGCGAAACCTACTCTTTAATGTAGGCTATTCTTTTTAA
- a CDS encoding cob(I)yrinic acid a,c-diamide adenosyltransferase, producing the protein MANRLTKIYTRTGDKGETGLADGRRVSKTSERIETLGDIDELNSVLGVLRAELTAEDPISAIFFQLQNDLFDLGGEMAMANPDYHAITPEMISELENHLDDLNEQLPPLTEFILPGGSRSAAYCHQARSICRRAERQMIRLCNAEEQNSTGAIYLNRLSDLLFVCARVLARRAGATEVFWQPRNQPKPA; encoded by the coding sequence ATGGCCAATCGACTCACCAAAATCTATACCCGTACCGGCGACAAAGGCGAGACAGGCCTTGCTGATGGCCGGCGTGTATCGAAAACCTCTGAGCGTATTGAAACGCTGGGAGACATTGACGAACTCAATTCTGTTTTAGGCGTACTGCGAGCGGAATTAACCGCAGAGGACCCAATATCAGCTATCTTTTTTCAATTGCAGAATGATCTCTTTGACTTAGGTGGTGAGATGGCCATGGCTAATCCCGATTATCATGCGATAACACCTGAAATGATCAGCGAACTAGAGAATCACCTTGACGACTTAAATGAGCAATTACCGCCATTAACAGAGTTTATACTACCAGGCGGTAGCCGTAGCGCAGCTTACTGCCACCAAGCAAGAAGCATCTGCCGCCGCGCAGAACGCCAAATGATTCGCTTATGCAATGCTGAAGAGCAAAACTCAACAGGAGCAATCTACCTAAACCGCTTATCTGACCTACTCTTTGTCTGCGCCAGAGTCTTAGCTCGCAGAGCGGGAGCAACGGAAGTATTTTGGCAGCCAAGAAACCAGCCTAAACCAGCCTAA
- the ppk2 gene encoding polyphosphate kinase 2 — MDDLVKAPAQEAIETLEAASELNDSASAEQQEENNTNTQKRISRKEYEATKKDLQIELLKMQSWARETGERIVILFEGRDAAGKGGTIKRFMEHLNPRGARVIALEKPTEEEKGQWYYQRYVKHLPTKGEILLFDRSWYNRAGVERVMNFCSPAEYLEFMRQTPDFERMLVRSGIRLYKFWFSVSRDEQFERFQARKVAPLKQWKLSPIDLASLDKWDAYTEAKEAMFFYSDTADAPWTVIKSDDKKRARINAMRFVLSSLPYPNKNPDIDLTPDPLIVGNARDIHEQDEHIFLPDNT; from the coding sequence ATGGATGATCTGGTAAAAGCCCCCGCGCAAGAAGCTATTGAAACACTTGAGGCTGCATCTGAGCTGAATGACTCAGCATCAGCAGAACAACAAGAAGAAAATAACACCAATACTCAAAAGCGAATCTCCCGCAAAGAGTACGAAGCCACTAAAAAAGATCTGCAAATTGAGCTACTCAAAATGCAGAGCTGGGCGCGTGAAACCGGAGAGAGAATTGTCATCCTATTTGAAGGTCGTGATGCCGCAGGTAAAGGGGGAACGATCAAGCGCTTTATGGAACACCTAAACCCTCGTGGCGCTAGAGTTATCGCTTTAGAAAAACCTACCGAAGAAGAAAAAGGTCAATGGTACTACCAGCGTTACGTCAAACACCTTCCAACCAAAGGGGAAATTCTGCTGTTTGACCGCTCTTGGTATAACCGAGCCGGTGTTGAAAGAGTTATGAATTTCTGCTCTCCAGCAGAATATCTTGAATTTATGCGCCAAACACCTGACTTTGAACGCATGCTGGTTCGTAGCGGTATTAGACTTTATAAATTCTGGTTTTCAGTTAGCCGTGATGAGCAGTTTGAACGATTCCAAGCACGCAAAGTGGCACCACTGAAGCAATGGAAATTATCCCCAATTGATCTTGCATCACTTGATAAGTGGGATGCATACACAGAAGCAAAAGAAGCGATGTTCTTTTATTCTGATACAGCAGATGCTCCTTGGACGGTTATCAAATCAGACGATAAGAAACGTGCACGTATTAATGCCATGCGCTTTGTCTTGAGCTCTCTTCCTTATCCCAATAAAAATCCGGATATCGACCTAACACCCGATCCACTTATTGTTGGTAATGCACGCGACATTCATGAGCAAGATGAACATATTTTCTTGCCTGACAATACATAA
- a CDS encoding phosphatase, which produces MSQKQTQHSHNVVESFKGKLSTELQSQIGDSNFSALELIVESAISTAVLEELEKAADRIEKLSHDIRNFAESYDS; this is translated from the coding sequence ATGTCTCAGAAGCAAACGCAGCACTCACATAATGTTGTTGAGTCCTTTAAAGGGAAATTATCAACAGAACTGCAAAGCCAGATTGGCGACTCGAATTTTTCAGCATTAGAATTGATTGTAGAATCAGCTATCAGCACTGCCGTGCTTGAAGAACTCGAAAAAGCAGCCGACCGTATCGAGAAACTATCGCATGACATCCGTAATTTTGCCGAAAGTTATGATAGCTAG
- a CDS encoding type I secretion system permease/ATPase, which yields MKSQSHNPKESVEKSELYQALSASRTSFVSTGVFSFCINILMLAPVIYMLEVYDRVLTSSSESTLLMLTLLLVFLFLVMGTLEWVRSQVLIVTGNRLEKTLGPRVFDSLFHQALTSGGSVATAQPLSDLLTLRQFLGGASLLTLFDAPWLPIYLGVVYLFHPLMGSIALAAAIFLIILAVVNERITRRDIQDANKLNIENTQETQLNLRNSEVIEAMGMLPRLRARWQQKQDQLLELQTRASRQGGLITTVSKTFRTTMQSLMLGLGAYLAIQGDISGGTVIAGSILLGRALAPIDQLINSWKSFLGARSAYTRLTSLLENSKVTEPPMPLPPPQGLVEFKKVVVALGGSTEPVLQDISFKIEPGTSVAVIGPSAAGKSTLIRAMLGIYPTTRGAIRLDGAEMKQWDREVLGEHIGYLPQDIELLEGTVSENIARFGQVDPDKVVAAAMAAGVHQMVLQLADGYATKITAHLLSAGQRQRIALARALYGEPKLVVLDEPNSNLDTEGDLALANAVRSLKAIGSTLVVVTHRNNLLQLVDKVMVLSSGSLVAFDNAAVVMEKLSTPQPAAKVLAKPVSENAALEN from the coding sequence ATGAAATCACAGTCACACAACCCAAAAGAATCTGTGGAAAAATCTGAGTTATATCAGGCATTATCGGCTTCGCGTACTTCCTTTGTATCAACTGGGGTTTTTAGCTTTTGCATCAATATTTTGATGCTGGCACCTGTTATCTACATGCTCGAAGTTTATGATCGTGTTTTAACGAGCAGCAGTGAATCAACGCTGTTAATGCTAACGCTGTTATTGGTCTTTCTATTTTTGGTGATGGGAACGTTAGAGTGGGTTAGGTCACAGGTGTTAATAGTGACGGGTAACAGGTTGGAAAAAACTCTAGGGCCACGCGTATTTGATTCTCTGTTTCATCAGGCGCTGACTTCTGGCGGCAGTGTTGCTACTGCGCAGCCTTTGTCAGATTTATTGACGCTGCGCCAGTTTTTGGGTGGTGCTAGTCTTTTAACACTGTTTGATGCGCCATGGTTGCCTATCTACCTAGGTGTTGTTTATCTTTTCCATCCTTTAATGGGAAGCATCGCGCTGGCTGCCGCTATATTTTTGATTATTCTTGCTGTCGTTAATGAGCGAATCACACGTAGAGATATTCAAGATGCGAATAAACTCAATATTGAGAATACTCAAGAAACGCAGCTTAACTTACGTAATTCAGAAGTTATTGAGGCTATGGGGATGTTGCCGCGCTTGCGCGCCCGCTGGCAGCAAAAGCAGGATCAGCTACTTGAATTACAAACGAGGGCGAGCCGTCAGGGCGGGTTGATTACAACAGTATCAAAGACCTTTCGTACCACTATGCAGTCGTTAATGCTTGGTTTGGGTGCGTATTTGGCTATTCAAGGAGACATATCTGGCGGGACAGTGATTGCAGGTTCTATCTTGTTAGGGCGAGCTCTGGCACCGATAGATCAGCTTATCAATTCGTGGAAAAGCTTTTTGGGTGCTAGAAGTGCATATACGCGTTTAACGAGTCTGCTTGAGAACTCTAAAGTGACAGAGCCTCCGATGCCGCTTCCTCCTCCTCAGGGGTTGGTTGAGTTTAAGAAGGTTGTTGTTGCGCTGGGAGGTAGTACAGAGCCTGTTTTACAGGATATTAGCTTCAAAATTGAGCCGGGGACGTCGGTTGCTGTTATTGGTCCTAGTGCGGCTGGTAAGTCGACATTGATCCGCGCCATGCTGGGTATATACCCAACAACAAGAGGCGCTATTCGTCTTGATGGTGCCGAGATGAAGCAGTGGGATCGTGAAGTTTTAGGTGAGCACATTGGTTACCTTCCTCAAGATATAGAATTGCTTGAAGGTACTGTGAGTGAAAATATTGCTCGTTTTGGTCAGGTTGACCCTGACAAAGTAGTTGCCGCTGCTATGGCTGCGGGTGTGCATCAAATGGTTTTGCAGCTGGCTGATGGTTATGCCACAAAAATAACAGCACATTTATTATCGGCAGGGCAGCGTCAACGTATCGCATTAGCGAGGGCATTGTATGGAGAGCCAAAATTAGTTGTGTTGGATGAACCTAACTCGAACCTTGATACCGAAGGTGATTTGGCCTTGGCAAATGCTGTTCGTAGTCTTAAAGCTATTGGTTCAACATTAGTTGTGGTGACGCATCGTAATAACTTATTACAGCTGGTGGATAAGGTGATGGTGCTTTCAAGCGGTAGCTTGGTTGCGTTTGATAATGCTGCTGTTGTTATGGAAAAGCTCAGTACGCCTCAGCCTGCAGCTAAAGTTTTGGCTAAGCCTGTTTCTGAAAATGCTGCACTCGAGAATTAA
- a CDS encoding HDOD domain-containing protein → MIKYQETLKNIHTQLGHGGDLPVFSATLNRIQELSRSPESDAMVLAMAVMKDANLSAKLLRIANTPEFNRGMGNVTVISRAVVLLGFNRIKNLCISLKLIESFTEAYPDSNIEKLLLRAFLNASMARELAAKAGVRDIEETFLCGLLFNLGEIIIASTMPAVYQEMCLARIAGDKSWSSIQLATLGGQFSDIGQDLAQSWGFPPSVVKTMDEMTAEESDHLVHKQHLLVSFSHTLIEKIYGELNHEQSMEHLSSALRDDFSLQDQDVESCFEDACKLSANMVEEYGIDLKGLVPAMQETGEPRLDECIRRTAYFFHSRNQLVESESTGVKAPKKRDESPGKQLYFLNRLAELTAEKGSAHDILSLVVEGIKACTSYERVMFCLYRQSPLMLGMKIAEGDSLESLEQFFTPQRKESDLRLFYHVIKKEMTLLVSDLNEPGWKERLPAAFIKEVGPSGMVIAPVVIRGKAIGLFYADRVDKPLEDKDFTCFNQFVIQSKIALSHKA, encoded by the coding sequence CAAGAAACATTAAAGAACATCCATACACAGTTAGGCCATGGAGGAGACCTACCTGTATTCAGTGCAACACTGAACCGTATTCAAGAACTCAGTCGTTCACCTGAAAGTGATGCGATGGTGTTGGCTATGGCAGTGATGAAAGATGCCAACTTGTCTGCCAAATTACTACGTATTGCTAACACGCCGGAGTTTAACCGGGGTATGGGAAACGTAACGGTTATCTCCCGTGCTGTAGTGCTTCTGGGTTTTAATCGAATTAAAAACCTGTGTATCTCTCTTAAGCTCATCGAGAGCTTTACAGAGGCGTATCCTGATTCAAATATAGAAAAACTATTGTTACGTGCTTTCCTTAATGCATCGATGGCAAGAGAGCTAGCGGCTAAAGCAGGCGTACGAGATATAGAAGAGACCTTTCTGTGTGGATTGCTGTTCAATCTCGGTGAAATCATTATTGCTAGTACGATGCCGGCTGTTTATCAAGAGATGTGTTTGGCCAGGATTGCTGGCGATAAATCATGGAGCAGTATCCAGTTAGCAACGCTGGGTGGACAGTTTAGCGATATTGGGCAAGATCTTGCTCAAAGTTGGGGCTTTCCTCCTTCTGTAGTGAAAACGATGGATGAGATGACAGCTGAAGAGTCTGATCATCTAGTACATAAGCAGCATTTACTGGTTTCTTTCAGCCACACCCTAATTGAAAAAATATACGGTGAATTGAATCATGAACAAAGCATGGAGCATTTAAGTTCTGCGTTAAGAGATGATTTTTCATTGCAGGATCAGGATGTTGAAAGCTGTTTTGAAGATGCCTGTAAGCTCTCTGCAAATATGGTTGAAGAGTATGGTATTGATTTAAAAGGGCTTGTTCCTGCCATGCAAGAAACCGGTGAGCCTCGTTTAGATGAGTGTATTCGTCGTACGGCTTATTTCTTTCATTCGCGTAATCAGTTGGTTGAGTCAGAAAGTACTGGTGTGAAGGCGCCTAAGAAAAGAGATGAGAGCCCGGGTAAGCAGTTGTACTTCTTAAACCGTTTGGCTGAATTAACCGCAGAAAAAGGGTCGGCCCACGATATCTTATCGCTCGTAGTTGAAGGGATTAAGGCTTGTACTTCTTATGAGCGTGTTATGTTTTGTTTATACCGCCAGTCACCCCTTATGTTAGGTATGAAAATTGCCGAAGGTGATTCTCTGGAATCATTAGAGCAGTTTTTTACTCCACAGAGAAAAGAATCAGACTTGCGTTTGTTTTATCATGTGATTAAAAAAGAGATGACATTACTGGTGTCAGATTTAAATGAACCGGGCTGGAAAGAGCGCCTGCCGGCGGCGTTTATTAAAGAGGTCGGGCCGAGTGGAATGGTCATTGCTCCTGTGGTGATACGCGGCAAAGCTATTGGTTTATTTTATGCAGACCGCGTAGACAAGCCTCTTGAAGACAAGGATTTTACTTGTTTTAACCAGTTTGTGATTCAATCCAAAATAGCGCTTTCCCATAAGGCATAG